The following nucleotide sequence is from Bacteroidota bacterium.
CAATACTCGTAAGATTTCAGACATCGCCAAGCATGGTATTAGCACAAAGAAATTTTCCGAATTGTATTTTAAACTGATTAATTTTTGTAATGCGGAACATGTTGTAGAATTAGGCACTTCCATCGGGCTCAACACTCTTTATTTAGCGAAGGCTAATTCAAAATCGAAGATCTACACCATTGAAGGTTGTCCGGCGCTTTATGAATTTTCTTCGCAGCTTTTCAAAAAACACAACGCAGAAAACATTACATCCATACAAGGCAACTTTGATTCAGTGCTTCCTGAACTGCTGAACAATCTACCGCGACTTGATTTCTTTTACGTTGACGGCAATCATCAATACGAAGCGACAAAAAAATATTTCGAAATGGCGCTTACAAAAAAACATGAGCACTCCGTATTTATTTTTGACGACATTAACTGGACGGAAGGGATGCAAAGAGCATGGGGGGAAATTAAAAATCATCCGGAAGTAACGTTGAGCCTTGATTTGTTTTATGCGGGCATCGTATTCTTCAGAAAAGAACAAAAAGAAAAAGAACATTTTATTTTACGGTATTAAGTATGAAGGGGAAAATAAGAACCATGCAAATTGTACTGGCTATTTCTGTAATTCTTACAGGAATAAAGTTTTTCGCCTACTACATTACCCACTCTAACTCCATCTTAACGGATGCTTTGGAGTCGATTGTGAATTTACTGACAGGCGCATTCGCTTTATTTAGTTTGTACTACGCTTCTAAGCCAAAAGACGCAGACCACCCTTATGGTCATGGAAAAATTGAACATTTATCAGCAGGATTTGAAGGCGGCATGATTGTTTTAGCAGGCTCAGCCATGATATTTGAAGGGATTAATGCCTTTATCAAGCAGCCGGAAATTCATGAAGCAGATAAAGGTATTTATCTCACAATTGTAGCGGGAGCCATTAATTTATTTCTGGGAAGATTTCTGGTGAATAAAGGAAAGAAAGAGCATTCGCCGGCGCTGCAAGGTGAAGGCAAACATTTAATGTCGGATGCCTGGTCGAGCGTAGCCATTGTTGTTAGCTTAACCTTAGTTTACTTTACCAAATGGTATTTTATAGATTATGTGGTGAGTATTTTAATGGGTATTTATATTTTACTGGAAGGCTTTAAAACACTGCGTGATTCAGTGAATGATTTGCTAGATAAAGCCGACTTTGAAAAAATCAATCACCTAATAGAGTTACTTAACAAAAACAGAAAAACGGAATGGATAGACGTTCACAATTTGCGGGTGCTGAAGTATGGCGAAACCTTGCATGTGGATTGCCATATTACATTGCCTTGGTATCAGAGTTTGGAAGACAGCCACAATCAGGTAGACTCTGTGGAGCAGCTGATAAAAAAGGACTTTGACAGGGAGATAGAATTTTTCATACACGCTGATCCTTGCGTGCCTCCGACATCCTGTTCGGTATGTCAGATAACGGACTGCAAACACAGGCAATCAGAATTCAAAAAGAAAATAGACTGGAATATTGATAATTTGTTGCCGGACACGAAGCATAAAATTTAAATATCAAAAAATATTTCAATTCAATTGAGACACATCGGTTCAAATTAATTTCGCAAGCTAAGCCTGCCGTCACCCCCGCTCAACTTGTAGATAAGGGGGGTGGCCGAACGTAGTGAAGTCGGGGGTGAGTCCTAACCGCCTATAACTCCGTATAAAAGCATATGAGACATAAATACGACACAGCCGTAGTTTTCTTATATGCTATAGGCAAAGAAAACATGTTGCCCTACGAGTTTAGAAAACAAATCCCGTCTTCCACCATTTCAACCTGGCGGAAAACCAATTACAGCGAATACCTTGGGCACGAGTTTCGCTATTTTTTTGACGATGCTTTTAAAAATGCCGAGATTGGTTTTAAGTACCTGAAACTTAAAAAAACTATGCTGGCGCTAACCCGAGCTTGGGTAATGCTCTCCTACACCCTGGTTCCACTTATAAAAAGCGCAGCGGGCGACAAAGTGCTTCAGGCAAGAGTGCTTAACGCCATTAATTACATAAAAAGTTTTGTTGGCCTAAAACGTGCCTTAAAAATTGTGGGGATTTCCACGCCCATGTATTATCAGTGGATACTGGAGGCGCGATTCGAATGTTTCGATTCATTTACACATCTCTGTGTAAAACGTCACCCACAACAATTACAATTAAATGAAATTTTAAAAATCAAAAAAATGCTCACTAACCCTGAGTACGATCATTGGCCAATAGTGTCAATTGCAGGAATAGCGCTACGGCAACGAAAAGCAATTGTTAGTTTATACAGCTGGTATAAGTACGCGAAGTTTTTAAACATAAGCAGAAAAGTAGCAGGTAAGAGTCGGAAAACAATAGGACTCATAGCCACAAAACCCAACGAATATTTACATGTTGATACCACTTTTTATGAGCTGATTTCCGGCAAAAAAATAAGCATAAGTTTTGTGATGGATAATTACAGTAAAATGATTTTGGGATGGCATGTGAGCGAAAACAATAAATTTAGCATAGTCATTAACTCGGTTAGTAAAGCACTTAAAAACATTGAGAAACATCCCGACCAAAAAACACCTTATTTGGTAACCGATGGTGGCAAGGAAAACCACAACAAATATGTAAATGAATTTATTGAACGAATTGCGAAACGCAAAAAAATCAGGTTCACAAAAATAAGAGCATTAAAAGACATAAGATTTAGTAACTCACCGGTTGAAGCCATACACCGCACCATGAAAAGCAGGTATTTAAGAGGGCGAAAATTCGAAAGCATAAAAGCATTAGCTAAATACTTAGAATGGGCGGTTAACGATTACAATGTTGAACGACCACATTATAAACACAGGCCTCGCACGCCACATGAAGTGTATTTTAATATTCCCTTAAAATTTGATGTTAAAAAAAGAGTGAAGCAAGCCATCAGAACACGCATTAAAAACAACAAAAATGCCAAATGCATACAATGTACAGGTTGCAAACCCGGTGCCTGCGAAAATAAATTTTAATCAATTGGTTATCAAAACAGTAAAAAAAATAATTACATTAATTATCCCTAAAGGATAAGTTCGCACCTCGGTACAACGAGGTTTTGCATTCAGAAAAAGCGGAGGAATTGATTATATTTGAGTAAATGAATGAGTTAAAAGAATGGAACACAGGTTCGATTCCCGTACGGGCTACCAGGTGTTACGTTATCTTATATAATTGCAGTTATATTATCTACAATTGGTAATTCATATAAAAAAATCGGGCGTACATACCAACTATGCGGACGCAAAGGGATTCGAACACTCCTTTAATTCTTGATTACAAGCCATTTTT
It contains:
- a CDS encoding cation transporter; the protein is MKGKIRTMQIVLAISVILTGIKFFAYYITHSNSILTDALESIVNLLTGAFALFSLYYASKPKDADHPYGHGKIEHLSAGFEGGMIVLAGSAMIFEGINAFIKQPEIHEADKGIYLTIVAGAINLFLGRFLVNKGKKEHSPALQGEGKHLMSDAWSSVAIVVSLTLVYFTKWYFIDYVVSILMGIYILLEGFKTLRDSVNDLLDKADFEKINHLIELLNKNRKTEWIDVHNLRVLKYGETLHVDCHITLPWYQSLEDSHNQVDSVEQLIKKDFDREIEFFIHADPCVPPTSCSVCQITDCKHRQSEFKKKIDWNIDNLLPDTKHKI
- a CDS encoding class I SAM-dependent methyltransferase, which gives rise to MSRFNNFISYLNYLLKSKTAHGVHSPFVYKFVTELLETKNEAYYQFKELDAVRKQLLNNHNTIEITDFGAGSKVFKGNTRKISDIAKHGISTKKFSELYFKLINFCNAEHVVELGTSIGLNTLYLAKANSKSKIYTIEGCPALYEFSSQLFKKHNAENITSIQGNFDSVLPELLNNLPRLDFFYVDGNHQYEATKKYFEMALTKKHEHSVFIFDDINWTEGMQRAWGEIKNHPEVTLSLDLFYAGIVFFRKEQKEKEHFILRY
- a CDS encoding transposase — translated: MRHKYDTAVVFLYAIGKENMLPYEFRKQIPSSTISTWRKTNYSEYLGHEFRYFFDDAFKNAEIGFKYLKLKKTMLALTRAWVMLSYTLVPLIKSAAGDKVLQARVLNAINYIKSFVGLKRALKIVGISTPMYYQWILEARFECFDSFTHLCVKRHPQQLQLNEILKIKKMLTNPEYDHWPIVSIAGIALRQRKAIVSLYSWYKYAKFLNISRKVAGKSRKTIGLIATKPNEYLHVDTTFYELISGKKISISFVMDNYSKMILGWHVSENNKFSIVINSVSKALKNIEKHPDQKTPYLVTDGGKENHNKYVNEFIERIAKRKKIRFTKIRALKDIRFSNSPVEAIHRTMKSRYLRGRKFESIKALAKYLEWAVNDYNVERPHYKHRPRTPHEVYFNIPLKFDVKKRVKQAIRTRIKNNKNAKCIQCTGCKPGACENKF